The sequence below is a genomic window from Pecten maximus chromosome 14, xPecMax1.1, whole genome shotgun sequence.
CATCTTGTAGTAGAATCAATAATAGTTGCTTATTCAATAGCTAAgtaaacaatagatatataactattgATTGTTATGTATTTTACCTTTTGAGACCATCTGCAAAGTTAGTCCTGTCACTTCTAGGTACAAGTGTAGACAATGTATAAACTTTCCAATGCAACATCTTATCTGGGCGAGTGACGTTCGGTCCCAAAAAATGCAGACGCACAACATGTTCTCATCTGAGCGAGTGACGTTCGGTACCAACATGTTTTTCCCCTAATCGGTAAGCAGAGTAATATTATGAACTTGTTCCGACCCACAAATATACTTCATGTACGTATATATTACTATGAACACCAAAAACGGGCCGTATATGGTGTCATTCACGGTTTAGCAATTACAACACTTTGGCATTCATAATTATCACATTCCTAAATGACTTTCAGTATTATAGCTGCCAGCTATCCGGAAGTCGAGCTAGCCAGCACTACCGGTCTTCTAATCACACACAGGaaagttgtatatattgtacagcaTGTGGATGCACGTACCCGCTTAGTGAACCGACCTTCCGAATGCGCCTCGTATATAAACACCTACACAAGATATACCACAAGCCTAATCTTTACATGCGACTGTAGTATTAATTTAGCACTTCTTACGTTGTAGCTGTGCATGTCACCTCTGTGACTGTGTTCACTCAAATCGAACCATTCGAAGGCGTTGTGAATGTACAGTGTTCAATTATTGATGTTTAActtcaaatcaaaacaaaatacaaattaatttcGTGTATATTGctaaatttatctttaaaactgttatctacctgtattttttcatatatcattttatcTTAATTGATCATCAAATAAAGTATCTTCTGTTAATTTTGTACTGAAAATGAGTGTAAAAAATATTGTGAAGATGCAACTACTGTCTGTCGTATCGATGCTAGCTTATGAACATTAAGATAGTTATGCTTCATAATCTCTCGAATCTTTTATTATATCTCCTTCTTGCATACTCgttttgatacattttgtcTAATGTAGCATGCCCTCTGGAATATCAAGCCATATATCGCCTTCACATGTTCGTTACACCCCAAAATGTGGCTATGATCCTCAGACTGTAGAGAGGGTTAGATGTGAGAAATGATATAGAACGAGCGGCATGTGACGTCACAGGGGTATACCGGCGACTAGTGTATACGATTACAGGTGATAATGTCAGGTTCATGTGTACTATTTTAGAATAACATTAGTTTTACGTGAATGCAATAAAAAGTACATATATAGTAATTCATATCAAGTCATGATTACTAAACTCTTAAAAATACAGACAGATCGAGATTGACAGTTTATCTGTATGAGTTGAAGTAATTCATTCCCGTGCATGATTGGAAAGTAACCACATTATCACAATTAACACTACAATACgttttttgtttattcatttattaatgTGAATTATAATGCTTTTGCGGTTCACTATAGTTCTGTTTGTATAGCATCTTTGTTCTTCCTTTCTTCATATTGGCGTATCTTCGGTTCCAAGAACAGTATAATCCCTCCGAATAACATAAAACCTCCCATGAGGTAGAACGCTAGTGTATATGAGTGGAAATTATCCCGGATAGCACCTGTATAAAACGGTATATGATTAATTATAGACAAACAAATCAAGAATAACATTATAAATCTGTATACCTGAAGATTGCTTCTGATATGGCTAAAAAAGCCGGAACATAATTGTAAATAAGGAAGTACCATCAAGCTTAATAATATCAAATGTACGATGTTATAAAGACCATGCACactaaataaaatattgagGATGTGACTTAATTTGCACTAGATTTACACTAGATTTGAATGGCGGGTGTCGCCAATTAAGCTTAACCTTCAGCAACATCTGGTTGTATTATGCATTTACTGTATTATTGATTACTATGCTAATTTTATTCGATTTGTAGTTAGATTGACGGTTCCGTTAGTATATTGGTATTCTCAGTTGTTTTGTGCAAACATTACataatacctgtatatcatCAAACTTCAATATGAATTGAAAGCGTGGTACATTTGAGCCAGAAATGAATTATTCTTACCTATGATAGGATTAAAGACGCATATCGATAATCCATGAGAAACCATGGTAATTGCTAATCCCTTCGATATATGTTCAATCCCTACAAAATCCACGACTAATACTGCAAGCATGGCGAAAAACGTCCCGTGGAAAGTCCCATACAACACCGAGTAAAGGGCAAGTGACCAGAACTCGGTGCAATAGGGAATCAGCAGAGTAGATATAGCTGTAATTATTAAGGAGCCCGCAACCAGGAAATGACGTTTGATCCTCTTGTTATCGGCGATAAAGACTAGTATGAATTTGTTTAGCAAATCTGTACAACCAATGATTGTAAGTAATTGTGTGTTTTGTTGGTCACTCATTCCCACGTCCTTTGCGTGATGTGGTAGATAGGTCACTATTAGGGCAAGACCAAACACAGAACATACTGAACTTGTCAAGTTCATCAAAAACAGTTTATTCTTCAAAAGCTTTAAATCTAAAATACTTCCAAGAACATTCTTGCATGTGAGTTTATGACACCTAGAAGTACAGGAATCCTCTTCGTCTTCACTGTCATTTCCGTCACCTGCTGACGACACAGAAAAGTGTATATTACCAAGGGAGCCTAAGGCGTCTCCGAGTCCCTGGGCTAACTCCGAGCTTTTGTGAAAACGGGATTTCGTAGCATATACGTCGTCAGTCACTCCGGAATCCGAAACCGTTCGTCGTCGTCCTGCTTGTACCATTTGATACCTCCTATCACTCCATGCTTGACCCCGTCCATTCGACTGATTAATGACCAGCCTGTCATAA
It includes:
- the LOC117342617 gene encoding monocarboxylate transporter 10-like, with the translated sequence MEQGERQEKEEEEEEEEEREEEDDPYKQTDRGWAWIVLIAATLESFMIVGFLRSFGIFFVEFIVAMDTNASILSLALSVQTLVFSLLSLVILTICEILDANRPFIIIGGLLAFSSYFFSSFVKTPELLLLTIGFLFGAAGAFAHGPATVMLGKYFDKRRGMANAVMNFGGSFGGLVLPNLFRILLDMYALQGTLWIVSALLLHIMVTGSLMRPLKRRPTKNKLRKENGGSNITKQSEFNGVIYKPVKVSTASIGQSYDRLVINQSNGRGQAWSDRRYQMVQAGRRRTVSDSGVTDDVYATKSRFHKSSELAQGLGDALGSLGNIHFSVSSAGDGNDSEDEEDSCTSRCHKLTCKNVLGSILDLKLLKNKLFLMNLTSSVCSVFGLALIVTYLPHHAKDVGMSDQQNTQLLTIIGCTDLLNKFILVFIADNKRIKRHFLVAGSLIITAISTLLIPYCTEFWSLALYSVLYGTFHGTFFAMLAVLVVDFVGIEHISKGLAITMVSHGLSICVFNPIIGAIRDNFHSYTLAFYLMGGFMLFGGIILFLEPKIRQYEERKNKDAIQTEL